From the genome of Plasmodium relictum strain SGS1 genome assembly, chromosome: 3:
aaatttgttatatatctatttataatagatttctattaaaaagaaattttatatgtaaaaaaaaaagaaactttataattattattttttttatttttttgcaaatatatgtaaattataaaaataatactaaaaaataaataatttataattatcatCAATGTTCTATGACATAGAATAATTCATTgttaatacaaaaatataattttaaaattaaacaaatatttatatgtattcATGAGACAAACCATTCAGAATACATTCatctacatatatatatgattatatataatttttaaaattatttacataCAAAAATTCAATCTTAttaattgataaaaaaaaaaaaaaataaaataaaataagagtgagaaaaaaaaaaaatgaatattttttttttttatgaaaaaaaaaaaaaaatggaaaatattatttttatatatataatatattataaaaaaaatttataaaataatatataacatCTATTCAATTTTTCTATGATCATGCATCAATTTTAgtgtaataaatataattattttacttagcataaaaaaaaaaaaatcatagtaaaaaaaaattaacaatatttctataaaaataaaattatatatataaaaattgtataTGAACATACAagcataaaatttttttacatttaaattaaaagtaatatatatatatatatatatatatatatatatatatatatgtaaatcatatataaataaataaatacttatttttagaaTTCCATAACTTTTtacgaaaaaaaagaaaaaaagtatatatatatatatatataaatgaaatttataaaacaaaatgtattatatatatatatatatatatttgtattctTCTGTATTTATGAGcatataaaagaatttaaaacaaactttaataatttaatgctCTTTAAAGAACAAAACAATTAATTATCATATaagtactttttttttttttttcctttttttttctactcactttttaagtttttatctaaatttaattattcaaAACTTATTTtccaatttattttttctattcatTAAAGtctatacaaaaaaattgaaatagttatccttttttctttttacttCTTACgttgataatataaataagtgAAATAAGAAGGACTAAacgaaataaaaatacaaaaaaaaaatataaaaaattatatacatctgtgtaataatttttttctacatctcctaagtatatatattaaatcaaaaaataaaaaaaaaagttaatttaaaatgatttttttttctatttattcattatatatcATTTCTAGCTGAAAATatgtttattaaaaatactataaaataataaaaatatttgtattgagaaaaatacattttttaattttatgattttttaacttatttaattttaattttctttttaaaaattatgaagttattttatcataataaattattgatctaatatatatatatatatatttttataaatttatacatgtattttttttttttttaattcactGAATcgaataatatttttctatattttttgtaatgcTCAATTTTGAACAAAACAATAATTCAACTTAAtctttttgtttcttttaataattttttaatataatattgcttttttttttttttcaattatatatttatataaatatatattaaaaatatattttttctctttttttattttagaactaataaaattaagcaacaaaaaaaatataacctATATATTTTgcatattaatatttacacaaaataatataaatgcatacatatatatatatatatatatatatttatattctctttttatgttatattttatgtgtttatttttattttatatatttgtaaattatattaaatgaaaattagtAATAACATCTTTTCACTTAATGTgcattttaatatttacaaattttttctaagatatttcaaattttcttttttctatcatttatatattttttaaaacataaaaaattttatatttaaattataaatatttttaagaaaataaaatttttatcattgcTAGGAAAATATGCAATGCACataaaaatcataaaatattttagaaaacACCGTTTACTATATGGCttttcttaataaaaaaataatataatatatatatatatatatatatatataaccaTTTTGTATTCCTTCAAAAAATAAGGTGTATTAAAAATTGAGagatttttttcataaaattagTTTATCACTAacaaaaaagtataaaaaaataaattaatataaaaaaagggaataagaaaattttgaaattaaataaaaaaggaaaaaagaacaaagttttttttttttatattatcatttttccATAGAAATATTCTTTAAAGATATGAATTGCGTAAGTTATTGTCTTGCATTTTAATTATCCTTTCCtttctttttcaaaataatttttatgcaattatatagaaatataaatttaaaatatatatatatatatatatatatatatgtattatttaaaaaacagaaataaaatatatttttataatgtatCTTTTCTCGgttatatttgtattttataaatatttaatatgcAAAATGtgctaaataaaaaataaaaaaaaatggaatattctttttattcttctatattatgttttataaaagaatataaataaaaaaacataaaaattagtgtaaaaaaaataaacaaaaaagtagtataatttcctttttatccttatgtatttttattcaattcattatttcaattattttctttttttttctaaattgaaatttatcattaaaataatgtatttctaaaaaaaaaattttctttttttttagtctagattttttaaatatcgGATAGATAAAATATCTATCcattatatatttagaaatgaattttatatattaagaaatttttttttttttaacgcatcaaataaaaaattgcatGTAAAAAACTTTGATATGTTCAAAAGACAATTTTTtatcgaaaaaaaaaaataaagctaaaaaaattttttataatttttttataaatacaaaataagaaaaaatttatttataatgatGTTTTCTTATAGATGTAAGTATACATGAAGTTATTTTCTAACAATATCAAATAACACGTTAGACatatagaaaattaaaatatatatatatatatatcatggtttttgtaaaataaagagaaattataaaaaaagaattataatatttttatcataaaaacctatatctttaaaataaattttgtttAGCAAATTGCATGTTTGCTAATTTAAGttaaatttcattattttatttttttttgttttatattctaatattaaaaaaaaaagagtaatGCATTTGATAATTGATTTTTACTCTGAAATTGTAATgcacttaattttttaaagaatgaTATATATGTGGtttagctttttttttttttttagtatacgtttttcttttaatgtaaaatacttttacaatactaaaaataaaaaaaattattcagaAATTTTTCATAGCATAATgctataaaaaaacaaaaaaaaaaacattattattattttatttttttttttttttcattactaTAATTtcgttatttatatttttgtgtatttaaaaaaaaaaaaaggaaacgGTGaagaataaagaaaaaaaggaatacaAATAAGAgataaaatttcaaaatagtcagatatttattaaaaaaaatgaaaaaaaaaagagtaaccattatttaaaatattaaaaaaaaaaaaaaaaaaatccacTTTATTatgattcatttttttttttttattattattttgataatatctatgaatttttattttaattttttcgtttgtattttttattaaatttctaATATTACATTATATTGAATCTTGGactaattatatttttaaacttttaattttatatctcattaaattttcttacagtaaataaatttatttatttttcatttttctaattttatgctttattttcttcatctttattttccttctttttcttcattttctttattttctttattttcttttttatcttcttcattttcttcatctttattttcctttttatttccttctttttctttattttctttattttcttcattttctttttttttttcttcttccaTTCTTTTTTTCCATTCTAGAGCTTTTTGGAATATTTTCAtgttctataaaaaaaaaaaaaataaaataaaaaaaattgtaatctttatttaaaataaaagttgcaattatttttgttacttGTGATTGTATTCCATCATCAGGAAAAACATATGTGATGAACTCTTCAACTGTTTCATCATCCTTAttcttaataatttttctttttttaactttttttggTAATCTTTTTAAagttttttctataatttcGTCGTTTCCATAATCTTTTTcaatttcatataaaaaatttaataaaacacATCTTTCATTAATtagttcattttttttacaaaattcaATTCCATTTTCTAGTATTTCTCTGCATTTTTTTATGTcgttataataaatatattcaaatTCTGCATAACTTTTGTAAAcctattgaaaaaaaaaaaaaaaaaaaaaaaaaaggataaataataataaaaaaaaaaaaataatcatataaattttgacataatttcattatttcttataattaCTTTATAATGTTgtgttatatttaataatctctcatataatttttctgcTTTTTCATATTCTTGTAAGTTTATTTCCATATCAATATAATTCTTCcatatcttaaaaaaaaatttattaaattaaagaaatatttcaTAGTAATTAAGAAAGTAAacagaaattataaaaaaagatatgaaATGAaccaaataatttttaaaaataaaaaatacataccAATTCAGGCAACTTCATATCATCTAAATGTATAGCAATTTCTGCAATTTGTCTAGCTCTCTCAACTTCATCTAATGATAACTCAAAATTAATCATAGAAATCCATGcctataaaaattatttagaattaacaaaaatatatatgtaaaattaatttcttattaaaacaagatttttttttttttttttatttacttttgaATTAAAAGGAAATGTTTCAACATATTTtgcatatatttttctacATTCTTTAATATTTCCTAAACGTAATTCTATTTCACAATATTCTTCAAaaatcttttcttttttaactttttctatagcattattataaatagaCCTAGCTTTTTGAATATCTAATTGCCTTATTTCAAAATTtgcatataaaatataaatttttttaaaggtaaaattttgtttacttaaaatttttaaaatatttttataaacattTCTAGCTCTCTCTATATTCTCTGCATACAGTTCTTCAAATATAGAATAATTTATccaaagatatatatatcttttccaaaattttttatttgatattaATGGAATATTACTAATTGCTCTTTCATATAATTCTCTTATTCGAATTAATgacttttctttattaattatattaatattagattcttctaatttaatataattaaaccATATATCATAATCACTTGgagatttttttaattcatcttCATAATAAAtcctttcttttaataatagtGTTTGATCTAATTCATCTTTATTTGCATATTTTTTCTGAAActgaagaaaatttttatataaaagagTGCTTTTGTTTTTTGGCAATCTTTTTAATGCTTCTATGTAAATTTTTCTACATCTTTCATATTccttattttcttcttcaaaatgacaaaaataaatataaaaattttcatctaAGAAGGAATGTGGTAATAATTCTATACATTTTTCAAAGCATGCTCGAGCTCTTTcaatgtttttatatttcttttcaaatttaataaatttataaaagcaTTCTAATTTAGGTATTCTAACAATAAGTTTTTCGAAGATTTCTCTAcacttatttatttctttgcATCTTTCttcaaaattaatataacaCAAAAAAGAGGTTTCATCTATATTCCATTTAATCCAtctttcatatatatttcttgcatttacaaaattatttaaaatttcttcaAGATGTGCATATTTTTtccaaaatatattttctaagGGTAATAATAAAACTACTCTTTCTAATAAATTCCTAGcactatttatatttttatttgttaattCTACTTCAATATATCTTAaccatatatttttatttgtataatCTATGTTTAGAGCTCTTTCAAAAATAGACCTTGCTCTTTTAATATCTTTTTGTTTAATTTCCCAAAGAGCATATTTGATATATGTACTTATTAAATATCtcctttttcttattttatcttcaaattcttttcttttacttattttgtattcatttaattcatcttcatcaattaaattataatttaccTTTTTCTCAACTTCCTCTAAATCTAAGGCTTCATTTATTAACTGCTCTGCTGTTATTTGAATATCTGctgcatttttatttttaacctgaaataaaatattatatatatttgtttaatatattctttttatttatatttttaagtacataatattataatctattcatttatacatatattttcatctacaattaatattattgttctttttattattattccatatatatataaaattaatttatattttcttattttttgttttatatattaccAGCAGCTTCTTGctatttatattcatattttccCAATggtattattaattaaatcacatatttaaaaaaaaagaatatatatatatatatatatttaataattgtccttttttttttttttttttaactataaatatatcatttaaatagATATAGAATTTCAGATCAAAATCAATGaagtataaaattattttaaataataaatttcaataaaaaattttaaaatatgtttaattaattaattcCATCATTTTTGGTATATTTTAAGTTATGAAGTTTTTTAAAGATAACAAAAAACttattaaaagtaaaaacaatttgtttataaaaaattaaagcgATATGtatacaattaaaaaaaatgttttggTAAGTATTTGAAACTTTTCTTATtgaaagtttttttttcaatttatttctatttattaaaaacgaTAAAACATCATAGACTTTTACAATTTTCTTAGAgtttctttattatatttgtatattattgtaaattgaaaaaaaatgtaaatttaaaattttttgttttttaattattaaaataaaaattaaataaatacatttatttattaaaatcaacaaattaaaatttttttatctaatttttttttttttttatcaaaacaTTTTATGCTAAACTAatcattcttttttattattatttttttttttttcaagaaAATTGTATCATAGTTATTTTAATATCTAAAGATCATTATCAAGaagatttaattttaaagaataatcCCAATATGGAATTTATCTAGGTAATAAGAATTagtttttcttattatttaatattttttaatatcatgCTATATTTAGACGagttgttttttttttttttttttgtttgagatataataattttatttgttacttttagtaataaaaagtaaataattaaaatgtaTCCAATTATcctaatttatataaaaaaaaaagagttataaatatatataaaatgatgttttttttatattttagtttcataatattcatataacaaaaattatatatattttaattaggTAAATAGTTcaatgttttaattttttaaaaataaaactatattttacgaaaataaattaaaaaataagtaaaaacaatatataatcctataattaataaaaaagaaaagaaaagtatatgtaaattttatgatattactatcctttaaaaaataaaaaaatgtttactataaaaaaacataatatgatgtataattataaataataagcATTTAGCTTAAACAAATATTCAACAAAAACatgataaatattaaatgttttatgtatgcaaatatatatacttactttataaatatatatagacaagaattaagaaaaataattaaaatgaaaaaaaaaaataaatttgttattaaataaatcttttcaaaaatatattatgatACGAATATTTGCCTTCAAAAATTATGCTTGTCCTAATTTCAATCCTTCATTTGTTTAGTATTCTTGACAAAAGTATTTATAAAGCTTaatcatattttaatatatatatcatatttataaaaattctattatgttaaaaattatattatttatctgaattctttatttaagaTATAAGTGggaattttataaataaactTTTACAATTCAGCTTTCTTTTTTACATGATATAATTCaaaatttcttctttttataattttaaaatatcccAGATATAATCTTATgaagatattttatttaaaaaaaaaaaaaaatcattcttttatatttaactttatattgaagtaatataatttttttcagaatgctttttttcttattcgtatagtaaattatatataaatataataaactaatttttttcttttttctttttttaatgatttataataaaccaaactttatttttctatataagaaaacaaaatgataaattatgattcattaaaatattaaatataataatataaaaaaaaaaaaaaaatataaacatatttttttttaaataataaattcttacaaaaaagtaaaatgtaattttttttttttttcttaattcattattatatattaaaaaatactttCTATAAAGGATatacattttatatattctctttatattttttcttatacggtatcttaaatattttttttttttatgactTATAATGCCAcacattaaaataattattattattatattttttttaaacttaattatgaaaaagacGTCTACTACATAAATGACTTAAGATTTCTTAAAcatttgtatattttctttttctatattaattcttttttttttctattttttttttatcttaattataaatcaaattaacatttaaaaatttcattttgaGATTAActcttcttttaatatttcctCTATTGTTTTATATACAGTGCCTTAaaaaatccttttttttttttttttaatattttttatgcttTACAAATTAttagaatattaaaaatattcttttttcttttacaaaaattttcATCTTATTATTTCCTAAATGCAAATTTATATGATAGATGTATTTTTCGATACTGTTTTTACGTTTTCTATAATCATTTGCTCTATTTCTTCAACTAAGGCTCCCTTTTTCATAACTATGTTATAATTtgcttcattttttatattttttgtttcttcttGTGATAAGTGGTCCTTAATTGGTATACATTTTGTTAAGCGAGCACATGTGTTGCTCCTGTATTTATCTATGCAGTCAGAAGAAACAACTTCAGaaaatactttatttttttttgttggtTCATTCTCATTATTACTCATTTTATTACTTAAAATggtatttaattttttttttatattgtactctttaaaatattccatcttt
Proteins encoded in this window:
- a CDS encoding CGI-201 protein, short form, putative — translated: MNINSKKLLVKNKNAADIQITAEQLINEALDLEEVEKKVNYNLIDEDELNEYKISKRKEFEDKIRKRRYLISTYIKYALWEIKQKDIKRARSIFERALNIDYTNKNIWLRYIEVELTNKNINSARNLLERVVLLLPLENIFWKKYAHLEEILNNFVNARNIYERWIKWNIDETSFLCYINFEERCKEINKCREIFEKLIVRIPKLECFYKFIKFEKKYKNIERARACFEKCIELLPHSFLDENFYIYFCHFEEENKEYERCRKIYIEALKRLPKNKSTLLYKNFLQFQKKYANKDELDQTLLLKERIYYEDELKKSPSDYDIWFNYIKLEESNINIINKEKSLIRIRELYERAISNIPLISNKKFWKRYIYLWINYSIFEELYAENIERARNVYKNILKILSKQNFTFKKIYILYANFEIRQLDIQKARSIYNNAIEKVKKEKIFEEYCEIELRLGNIKECRKIYAKYVETFPFNSKAWISMINFELSLDEVERARQIAEIAIHLDDMKLPELIWKNYIDMEINLQEYEKAEKLYERLLNITQHYKVYKSYAEFEYIYYNDIKKCREILENGIEFCKKNELINERCVLLNFLYEIEKDYGNDEIIEKTLKRLPKKVKKRKIIKNKDDETVEEFITYVFPDDGIQSQNMKIFQKALEWKKRMEEEKKKENEENKENKEKEGNKKENKDEENEEDKKENKENKENEEKEGK